From a region of the Lactuca sativa cultivar Salinas chromosome 4, Lsat_Salinas_v11, whole genome shotgun sequence genome:
- the LOC111892264 gene encoding protein MEI2-like 1 isoform X2: MLENQLSKLISKFSAVTPPKPTCLKEEKPIICTKNSQTIESLLPDEEDLFSGVLDELGCTTATVNGDDEDFDLFSSSGGMELEENSKLYFTQQNPAIAKGLNNTDQIQITTSDFSISSEHPTFHHQSLPISHEGFYNMLNPYIPQMEHMLRGSPYNTFQNHHHHLNPVIWSHSPPYVHNQNICAHSFPNLHGLSEMLPPVFSFSPIHKQQAIGIGIGSPPSYMEESCKPDVVIPVASPNSMMSSPHIIKTHKSPKRETESTLPLSFIRPRGRTRRTSHGRHETVSCHTHTDDKKYELDIQRVLRGEDTRTTLMIKNIPNKYSSAMLLAAIDEHNQGTYDFIYLPLDFKNRCNMGYAFINMIDPLQIVQFHKSFHGKKWEKFHSGKVACLAYGRIQGKAALIAHFQESSLMNEDKCCHPILFTTNGPNAGNQEPFPLGPNMNSRRHKNRCNVRQMNENLEISSTSYACQIKNSI; encoded by the exons ATGCTGGAAAATCAACTCTCAAAGCTGATAAGCAAG TTTTCTGCAGTTACTCCACCCAAACCCACATGCCTTAAAGAGGAAAAACCAATAATTTGTACCAAAAATTCACAAACTATTGAAAGTCTTCTTCCTGATGAAGAAGATCTCTTCTCTGGGGTTCTTGATGAATTGGGTTGTACTACTGCTACTGTCAATGgtgatgatgaagattttgatcTGTTCAGCAGTAGTGGAGGCATGGAATTGGAAGAAAATTCTAAATTATATTTCACTCAACAGAATCCTGCAATTGCTAAAGGACTTAATAACACCGATCAAATTCAAATCACTACTTCAGACTTTTCAATTTCCTCCGAACACCCTACTTTCCATCATCAATCACTACCCATCAGCCATGAAGGTTTCTATAATATGTTGAATCCATACATCCCACAAATGGAACACATGCTTAGGGGTTCACCTTACAACACCTTccaaaatcatcatcatcatctaaaCCCTGTAATCTGGTCACATTCTCCTCCATATGTTCATAATCAAAACATCTGTGCTCATAGCTTCCCCAATCTTCATGGGTTATCTGAAATGCTGCCACCTGTCTTCTCATTTTCACCTATACATAAACAACAAGCGATCGGAATCGGAATCGGATCACCACCATCTTATATGGAGGAGTCTTGTAAACCAGATGTTGTTATTCCAGTAGCATCTCCTAATTCCATGATGTCATCTCCACATattattaaaacacataaatctcCCAAAAGGGAAACAGAAAGTACATTGCCATTATCTTTTATAAGGCCAAGGGGAAGAACAAGAAGAACCTCACATGGTAGACATGAAACTGTTTCTTGTCACACTCACACAGATGACAAAAAATATGAACTTGATATTCAACGTGTCTTGCGTGGTGAAGACACTAGAACAACATTGATGATCAAAAATATTCCAAATAA GTATAGTTCAGCAATGTTGTTGGCTGCAATTGATGAACATAATCAAGGAACTTATGATTTCATTTATCTGCCTCTTGACTTCAAG AATAGGTGCAATATGGGGTATGCATTTATAAACATGATTGATCCACTTCAGATAGTGCAGTTTCACAAG TCATTTCATGGGAAAAAATGGGAGAAATTCCACAGTGGAAAAGTGGCATGTCTTGCATATGGTCGAATTCAAGGAAAAGCTGCCCTAATTGCACACTTTCAGGAATCAAGCTTGATGAATGAAGATAAATGTTGTCACCCTATTCTCTTTACCACAAATGGCCCAAATGCTGGCAATCAG GAGCCATTTCCCTTGGGTCCAAACATGAATTCAAGGCGACACAAGAACAGGTGTAATGTGCGCCAAATGAATGAAAACCTAGAAATTTCATCAACTTCGTATGCGTGTCAAATAAAGAACTCCATATAA
- the LOC111892264 gene encoding protein MEI2-like 4 isoform X1, which translates to MPVAVKDQQDTYNHRTYFPSEEHAGKSTLKADKQVTPPKPTCLKEEKPIICTKNSQTIESLLPDEEDLFSGVLDELGCTTATVNGDDEDFDLFSSSGGMELEENSKLYFTQQNPAIAKGLNNTDQIQITTSDFSISSEHPTFHHQSLPISHEGFYNMLNPYIPQMEHMLRGSPYNTFQNHHHHLNPVIWSHSPPYVHNQNICAHSFPNLHGLSEMLPPVFSFSPIHKQQAIGIGIGSPPSYMEESCKPDVVIPVASPNSMMSSPHIIKTHKSPKRETESTLPLSFIRPRGRTRRTSHGRHETVSCHTHTDDKKYELDIQRVLRGEDTRTTLMIKNIPNKYSSAMLLAAIDEHNQGTYDFIYLPLDFKNRCNMGYAFINMIDPLQIVQFHKSFHGKKWEKFHSGKVACLAYGRIQGKAALIAHFQESSLMNEDKCCHPILFTTNGPNAGNQEPFPLGPNMNSRRHKNRCNVRQMNENLEISSTSYACQIKNSI; encoded by the exons ATGCCAGTTGCTGTTAAGGATCAACAGGATACGTACAATCACAGAACATACTTTCCCAGTGAG GAACATGCTGGAAAATCAACTCTCAAAGCTGATAAGCAAG TTACTCCACCCAAACCCACATGCCTTAAAGAGGAAAAACCAATAATTTGTACCAAAAATTCACAAACTATTGAAAGTCTTCTTCCTGATGAAGAAGATCTCTTCTCTGGGGTTCTTGATGAATTGGGTTGTACTACTGCTACTGTCAATGgtgatgatgaagattttgatcTGTTCAGCAGTAGTGGAGGCATGGAATTGGAAGAAAATTCTAAATTATATTTCACTCAACAGAATCCTGCAATTGCTAAAGGACTTAATAACACCGATCAAATTCAAATCACTACTTCAGACTTTTCAATTTCCTCCGAACACCCTACTTTCCATCATCAATCACTACCCATCAGCCATGAAGGTTTCTATAATATGTTGAATCCATACATCCCACAAATGGAACACATGCTTAGGGGTTCACCTTACAACACCTTccaaaatcatcatcatcatctaaaCCCTGTAATCTGGTCACATTCTCCTCCATATGTTCATAATCAAAACATCTGTGCTCATAGCTTCCCCAATCTTCATGGGTTATCTGAAATGCTGCCACCTGTCTTCTCATTTTCACCTATACATAAACAACAAGCGATCGGAATCGGAATCGGATCACCACCATCTTATATGGAGGAGTCTTGTAAACCAGATGTTGTTATTCCAGTAGCATCTCCTAATTCCATGATGTCATCTCCACATattattaaaacacataaatctcCCAAAAGGGAAACAGAAAGTACATTGCCATTATCTTTTATAAGGCCAAGGGGAAGAACAAGAAGAACCTCACATGGTAGACATGAAACTGTTTCTTGTCACACTCACACAGATGACAAAAAATATGAACTTGATATTCAACGTGTCTTGCGTGGTGAAGACACTAGAACAACATTGATGATCAAAAATATTCCAAATAA GTATAGTTCAGCAATGTTGTTGGCTGCAATTGATGAACATAATCAAGGAACTTATGATTTCATTTATCTGCCTCTTGACTTCAAG AATAGGTGCAATATGGGGTATGCATTTATAAACATGATTGATCCACTTCAGATAGTGCAGTTTCACAAG TCATTTCATGGGAAAAAATGGGAGAAATTCCACAGTGGAAAAGTGGCATGTCTTGCATATGGTCGAATTCAAGGAAAAGCTGCCCTAATTGCACACTTTCAGGAATCAAGCTTGATGAATGAAGATAAATGTTGTCACCCTATTCTCTTTACCACAAATGGCCCAAATGCTGGCAATCAG GAGCCATTTCCCTTGGGTCCAAACATGAATTCAAGGCGACACAAGAACAGGTGTAATGTGCGCCAAATGAATGAAAACCTAGAAATTTCATCAACTTCGTATGCGTGTCAAATAAAGAACTCCATATAA